In Rutidosis leptorrhynchoides isolate AG116_Rl617_1_P2 chromosome 2, CSIRO_AGI_Rlap_v1, whole genome shotgun sequence, one genomic interval encodes:
- the LOC139888607 gene encoding uncharacterized protein, with amino-acid sequence MGLSWDDFKKEIFADFWTHSDLTQMRDELRSLRQGSMDLNTLRATFLAKAQFCPEYTRNDRLLMEHFFNTLNDDLSGKISIGQVDSFAKLFAVAKGFESYAPTMVDDTSGERRVKLYSAPSKKAKSVIDSTGSGRKGVSDTSASRCFNCGERGHECWECPVSRGLLCLGICVGIGSLSSLE; translated from the exons ATGGGATTATCATGGGATGATTTTAAGAAGGAAATCTTTGCGGACTTCTGGACACATTCTGATTTGACGCAgatgcgtgatgagttgcgaagtctgcgacaagggtctatggacctgAATACTCTTAGGGCTACCTTTTTGGCGAAGGCCCAATTTTGTCCCGAATATACAAGGAACGATAGGTTGTTGATGGAGCATTTTTTTAATACTTTGAATGATGATTTGAGTGGGAAAATTAGCATTGGGCAAGTGGACTCTTTTGCTAAGCTATTTGCCGTGGCTAAGGGTTTTGAATCATATGCTCCAACGATGGTTGATGATACTTCAGGTGAGAGAAGGGTTAAATTGTATAGCGCTCCGAGCAAGAAGGCTAAAAGTGTTATTGATAGCACGGGTAGTGGAAGGAAAGGAGTGTCAGatactagtgcatctagatgtttcaattgtggagaAAGAGGGCACGAGTGTTGGGAGTGCCCGGTATCGAGAG GTCTTTTGTGCTTAGGCATTTGTGTTGGTATTGGGTCGTTAAGCTCGCTCGAGTGA